A stretch of DNA from Pontiella agarivorans:
CGACCGGAATCTGAATGGATAGATTATCTTCGGCGGTATCAAATTCCTGATTGGCCAGTTCCTCGTAGCGTTTCAGACGCGCCTTGTTTTTGGTAAGGCGGCTGGAAGCATTCATACGCACCCAGTCCAGTTCCTGCTTTAACATTTTTTTGCGGGAGGCATTGAGCTTTTGGGTCTGCTCAGCAATCAGCTGTTTCTGCTCCAGCCACGCTTCATAATTTCCTTTGTAGGGGAATGTACGGCCCGCATCCAGTTCAAGGATCCATTCTGTGACGTTGGACAGAAAGTAGCGATCATGGGTCACCACAACCAGTGTGCCGGTGAAGCGTTTCAGATGTTCTTCCAGCCAGCCGACGGATTCGGCGTCCAGGTGGTTGGTCGGTTCGTCGAGCAGCAGTACGTCCGGATTCTGCAACAGCAGGCGGCACATGGCCACGCGGCGCTTCTCCCCGCCGGAGAGAACGTCGACGGGCTGGTCTCCTTCCGGAAGACGCAGAGCGTCCATGGCCATCTCCACCTGCCGGTCGATCTCCCAGAGGTTGTTAGCATCAATTTCGTCCTGCAGTTTGGCCACTTCATCGTTCAGTTTTTCGGACTCTTCGTCGGAAACGTCCCCGCTGAGGAGTTCCCAGATTTCGTCGTAGCGATCGAGTTTGGCCTGTTGTTCCGCCACGCCCTCCATCACGCATTCCTGAACGGTTTTTCCCGGGGTCAGTTCCGGCTCCTGCTCCAGGTAACCGATTTTTGTATTCTTTGCGATGATGCATTGGCCTATGAATTCATCATCCAGCCCGGCCATAATTTTCAATAAACTCGATTTGCCCGAACCGTTTCCCCCGATCACTCCAATCCGTGCTCCAAAAAAGAACGACAGGTTCACATCCTCCAGAATGGTTTTTGCACCATGCTGTTTCGTCAGATTTTCGAGGGTATAAACATATTCTCCAGCCACGAATCACTCCTTGCAGTTTTGATTTTGTTCAGGGTGCCGGCCGTACTCGCATGATGAATAGCTGAACCCCGAAACCGTTTGTCTGTAAATAAAGCTCGGTTTTTTACCTGCAGCAATAAAAAAGGGCAAGCCGCACCTCTCATCATCCTGAAAAGGATTTGCATCTGATAAACGCGATCGTACGCGTTAGATGCAGGGGCAAAATGGGCCGATATTCGCGAATATTATATTCGGCTACATCGGCGGAATCTGTTCCGGAAGCGGAGGGTTGGGTACCCAGTTTTGGTCACGGTCGGGCATGAAGGTCACGATCATTTCACCGATGCGGCTGCCGTTGATGTATCCGATGCGGAAGCGTACCGGCTGGGATACATCGCCGGATTCGTCTTCGGTTTCCGCGCTGACCGGACGAATCGTGTCGTATTGGCGCGAAAATACGCGCAGGGCCCGGTCCGGGTTCGGGCGTATTTTCATCAGCAGGGGTTCCGCCGCAGGTTCATCCAGTTTCTGAAGGGCAACATAGAAGGGGGAATCGGTTAAAATTTCTCCGGCCTCCAGCTTTTTATTTACCACCTTCATCAGCGGGTGAAGTGCACGTTTTTCGCCCTGACTGCCCAGAATGTGCGCCGCATTTCCGGGGATCAGTTCGTCGTCGTCTTCAATGGCGGCAATGAGCGGAAGGGTGGCTTTGTATCCGGCTTCCGACAGTTTTTCCTCGCTGATGGTTCGGTTGGCTTCACCGCGGAACATATCGCGCTTTTCTTTAATGACGGGGATGCCGTCGTCATCAAAATCAGGCTGTTCGGGAGGCGGCATTGTGGTGTCGCCCAGCAGGGCAATCAGAAGTGGAATATACTCGCGGGAGACTTCAAATTTCGGGTTTATGATGACGTTGAACGCCGGCCTTGCCTGCATTTCAAGACTGGAGACGACCGCGTGGTCCAGGCTGAATGTCGGATCAAGCGCTGAGAGGGACGCCCAGAGATCAATCCGCCACGAGGGCGCTCCGGGCCAGGAACCGCGGCCGGCCATCCATTTTTTCGCATCGGTGCCGGCCTTTGCTTCTGCTTCTGCAACGACGCGTTCAACGACACTTCGGCCCATGCGTTCCAGAGCAAATGCGGCGTGTTCACGAAAAGCTTCCACCGGATGAGCCGCCGCCTGCAGTAAAGTGTCGACTGCGGCGTCGCCCATTTTTACCAGATTGGCTACAACCCCTTTGTCGATCCCCTGTTTGGAATCAACAGAGGCACGGGCAAGCTGGTACCAGATCAGATCGTTTCCAGTCGTTGGAACCGCCTTTAGCCGCCGCAGTACAGCAATTGCGCCGGATCTGATTTTTGAATTTTCGCTTTTCAGTGCATTGAGAACGCTGGGCTTGGTGGAATCTCCCAGCGTTTCGAGCGATGCGATGGCGGCATTGCTGACGTGTGTTTCAGAATCGCCAAGCGCACGGATGAGTGCGGCGATGGCGGAATCCCCGCCACACCGGCCGAGTGACTCAACACTGGCCAGGCGCAAATCCGCTGAGGGATCATCGATTTTTCCGGCCAGGCCTGCACTGGCTGATGGGTCGCCAATTTGGCCGAGTGATTTTGCCGCCGCCAGTTGCACGGCGGCCTCGGAATCATCGAGAGCATCGACCAGCTGCGGTACAGCGCCGGCGGCTTTGAGTGCTCCCAGTTTTTCGGCCGCGATAGTGCGGGATTCGGAAAAGTCGAGTTTCAGTGCCGCGCTGAGCGGTGTGACGGCGGCGGGGGTGCCGATTTCGGCGAGGGCTTCGACGGCGGCCATAACAATTTCATCTTCGGAGTCATTGTACAGCGCCGCGAGATCATCAATGGCCTGTTCCGCTTTCAGGTCGCCGAGGGCTTCTGTGGCGGCAAGACGTACTTCATATTTCGGGTCCTGCAGAGCTTTAATCAGTTTTTCAACATTTCCGCCGGCTTTCCATTTTGAGATATCATCAACGGTTCGGCTGCAGCCGGTCAGCCCCAGCAGGACGGCGAATGTGATTAGATAGATAAATGAAAACAGTCTTTTGTTCATCATGAAATTCAACCCCTTAAATAGACGGGACGCGTCTGATTGAATTCTCTGGACGGTCCCGGTTTGTAATTTTGATATACTATAAGATGTGTTGGATCTTTCAAGCGGGTTACGTCTCTTCCGTGAAAACCGCCTGTTCGACGTGGAGGGAGGCGATCTGGCTGGAGTAGCCGGCAATTTTGACCCAGTGGATGATCCAGCAGATCAGGCTGCCGATGCCGAGTACGCTTCCAAGGTATGGAATGGCGCTGATGACATTGAGGATACACATGGCCAGTCCCACGGCTTTTCCTGGTTCAGCGGTGTCGGGCTGTACATTGAGCGATTCAAACTCGTTTTTAAGCGATTTAGAAACATTGATGACTAAAATAAACTGCCAGACAATGTTAAAGAGCGGAATCAGCATCAGCCAGACCATTGAGGGGGCCATCGCCTGATTTTCCACCCGGCAGCGCCCGAGCGCTTTCTGAAGGGTCAGCAGCCAGAAAATGGTTGGAATCGCAAGCAACAGTAGTAGGGCGAGCATGACACCGATGATCATTCCGGCTTCCGTTGCGCCGAACTCTCCATATGTATTATTCATGACATTTCCTTTAAAGATTCAGGTTTAAAAAATGAGAAGATCCTGCGGGGCATTAATCCCGAACAGTTTTTGAGAAAGCTCATCTATTACACCGAGGGTCTCCGGTGAAAGAAGCTCGATAATTTCCTCAATGACATCCCCGCACAGGATATAGGGTGCACCGCTGAAGATCAGGTTTTTATCGATGCAGAAACCATACAGCTGGTATTCGTCGACCTCATCGGCTGGGAAACCTTTTACAAGGCAGTGCGAAACCCACGGTTCATGGCGGGTGCCGTATTTTTCCATAAACTGTTCCTGTCGGGCATTCATATCGGTATGTGCGGCAAAATAGTCGGCGATACGTTGGCGGCTTTCAGGTGACATGGCGTTGTGGCATTGGGTGTAGCAGTCCAGGCAGAGGGCATGTTCAAAAATGGTTTCCCCTTTTTTAAAGGCCTTTTCAATCAGGTAGTTGGTGCCGGGTGCCATCAGATCGGTTTCGCAAAGTCGACATTTCTCTATCGGTTTTCCGGTTTCGAACGACCAGAAAATTTCAGGTAGCGGGATGTAGGCTTGATGAATATCCATAGTCGAAAGGTACGCTTCTGAAGGGGTGAGGCAAGTCTTTATGAAACGGTATAAACCATCTGTTTCCGGCTTGGCATTTTTTCTGCGTAATTCTCCTGTTGCTGAAAAGGAGCAGAACATTATGCGGTACAAACTTGAAATTCCGTGGACGGCCCGGCTGATTAATGTGCTGGGTATCCGTCGCAACCGTTCGTTGCGGTAACTGTTATATCGAGAACTCACGCTCTGCATTGTGGTTTGATGCTTTCAGGGGAGAATTCCAAAGGCTGAAAAACGGTGTTGTTGAGAGGTAGTTTGAACATAGCCTTGAAACGTGTGTCTGATGAGCCTATAAGGATTTCATATGAATAAGGCCCGTCCATTCAGCGCAATGAAAAGCCGCCGGCAAAAGCTGGCGGTATCTTCGTTGGTGCTCGGCGCTTTTCTTTTCACTGTTCTGATTAACTGCATGTGCGGCCCGTACTGTGCGCAGACCGCCGCTGAAGATGGATTGGCGAAGCCGGTGCAGAACGGCTGTTGTTCAACCCATGCTCCCGCATCGGAACACAGTTGCTGTAAACATAAAGCCGGTGAAACGCATTGCGATGAGGATATCGCAGAGCATGCGCTCGAACTTTCAAATCCATCCGTTCCGGTTGCTGTTCCGGCAACGGCGATTGTTGAGATGGTGTTTTTTGAGCCGTTTAAAAATGCGGTCTTTCATGTGCCGGTTGTGTGCCGTTATAAAGAGCACGCCCCTCCGAACTATATTCAGTTTCAATCCTTCCTGATCTGATTTTCTCCTGTCGTTCTTCGGAATGTGCTGCAGGTGAACTATGCCTGCGTTAACAGGAAACCAGGATCAGATAATGGAACACGATTTGTCAAAAACCATGGCGGAATTTCCATCCGCCGGAAAAAAACAGACTCATGGAGAGCGATTTCGGCCTCTGCTGCTCGCGGCTGTATTGCTGGCCGCTATGGTGCTGTTGCTCGGGATTATTTTCCGGGCACAGCTGACTCCGGCCGTGCCGGTAGAGACGGCGCGCGTCATGCTGCTCGAACAGGAGGAGGGCGGGACGCAGGTTTCCGTTTCCGGAACTCCGCAATTGCTTTTTCAGGCGTCGGGATGGGTGGAGCCCGACCCGTGGCATGAGAGTATTGCGGTTAAAACCGACGGCTATGTCGAGGAGGTTTTTGTCCGGGAAGGGGACGCGGTTACCAACGGCCAGATGCTCGCCCGGCTGGATCCGGCGGATCATCAACTGGCCTTGGCCGAAGCCGATGCAAATGTGCGGAAGCAGGAGGCCGTGCTGAATTCCAAAAAAAGTATTGCCGATGCAGAGCTGAAGCAGGTTGAGGCGGCGCGGTTCAAGGTGGAGGCCGCCGTGGCCCGGCTGACCCGCGAACGCGATACCTCTGAACGCTATGCCAACTCTTCGCCGGGTGTGATTTCCCATGCCGACCGCGTGTCGGCGGAGCAGGCGGTGGTTGAATTCGAGGCCGAGGAAAAAGCGGCACGCGCAGGGCTGACGGCACTCGAAGCACGAGCGGTTGCTGCGGAAGCTGAAATTAAGGTCGCCGCCGCAGCGCTGGCATCGGCTAAAGAGCAGCGGGCAATGGCCCGCCTGGCATTGGATCGGACCGTTGTCCGGTCGACAATGGACGGGATTATTTTACAGCGATTTGTGAAGCCGGGCGATAAACGTGTGGTGATGTCGGATGATCCGCACAGCGCACATATTGCCGAAGTGTATAATCCCGAAAAACTGCAGGTCCGGGT
This window harbors:
- the ettA gene encoding energy-dependent translational throttle protein EttA, with protein sequence MAGEYVYTLENLTKQHGAKTILEDVNLSFFFGARIGVIGGNGSGKSSLLKIMAGLDDEFIGQCIIAKNTKIGYLEQEPELTPGKTVQECVMEGVAEQQAKLDRYDEIWELLSGDVSDEESEKLNDEVAKLQDEIDANNLWEIDRQVEMAMDALRLPEGDQPVDVLSGGEKRRVAMCRLLLQNPDVLLLDEPTNHLDAESVGWLEEHLKRFTGTLVVVTHDRYFLSNVTEWILELDAGRTFPYKGNYEAWLEQKQLIAEQTQKLNASRKKMLKQELDWVRMNASSRLTKNKARLKRYEELANQEFDTAEDNLSIQIPVGKRLGQKVVQARDVAKAFGDRLLFDNVNFDLPPGGIVGIIGGNGAGKTTLFKMIIGTEELTAGTLELGDSVDISYVDQLRDDLDPDKTIWEEISGGEETIEVGGREMSSRAYCARFNFKGAEQQKKVGVLSGGERNRVHLAKLLRGGGNLLMLDEPTNDLDVATLRSLEEGLMNFGGCAVVISHDRWFLDRVATHILAFEGEEVIWHEGNYESFKAFMKKSKGENWSPHRIRYRPLKK
- a CDS encoding HEAT repeat domain-containing protein, with product MMNKRLFSFIYLITFAVLLGLTGCSRTVDDISKWKAGGNVEKLIKALQDPKYEVRLAATEALGDLKAEQAIDDLAALYNDSEDEIVMAAVEALAEIGTPAAVTPLSAALKLDFSESRTIAAEKLGALKAAGAVPQLVDALDDSEAAVQLAAAKSLGQIGDPSASAGLAGKIDDPSADLRLASVESLGRCGGDSAIAALIRALGDSETHVSNAAIASLETLGDSTKPSVLNALKSENSKIRSGAIAVLRRLKAVPTTGNDLIWYQLARASVDSKQGIDKGVVANLVKMGDAAVDTLLQAAAHPVEAFREHAAFALERMGRSVVERVVAEAEAKAGTDAKKWMAGRGSWPGAPSWRIDLWASLSALDPTFSLDHAVVSSLEMQARPAFNVIINPKFEVSREYIPLLIALLGDTTMPPPEQPDFDDDGIPVIKEKRDMFRGEANRTISEEKLSEAGYKATLPLIAAIEDDDELIPGNAAHILGSQGEKRALHPLMKVVNKKLEAGEILTDSPFYVALQKLDEPAAEPLLMKIRPNPDRALRVFSRQYDTIRPVSAETEDESGDVSQPVRFRIGYINGSRIGEMIVTFMPDRDQNWVPNPPLPEQIPPM
- a CDS encoding efflux RND transporter periplasmic adaptor subunit → MEHDLSKTMAEFPSAGKKQTHGERFRPLLLAAVLLAAMVLLLGIIFRAQLTPAVPVETARVMLLEQEEGGTQVSVSGTPQLLFQASGWVEPDPWHESIAVKTDGYVEEVFVREGDAVTNGQMLARLDPADHQLALAEADANVRKQEAVLNSKKSIADAELKQVEAARFKVEAAVARLTRERDTSERYANSSPGVISHADRVSAEQAVVEFEAEEKAARAGLTALEARAVAAEAEIKVAAAALASAKEQRAMARLALDRTVVRSTMDGIILQRFVKPGDKRVVMSDDPHSAHIAEVYNPEKLQVRVDVPLSEAGKLQVGQPAKITTAMLPGRTFEGRVISITGQADLQRNTLQAKVAISEPDPRMRPDVLCRVEFYGVPVSGVSGAVSASGYSLWIPQSALQSDAAEQPVWVVDPLNGVAEQRMVKLTGAVKEGFRGVSTGVRANEKVIVQAEGKLAEGVRVKEISK